In Kitasatospora sp. NA04385, a single genomic region encodes these proteins:
- a CDS encoding helicase associated domain-containing protein gives MVEALAVPQKSGKRTTGRSAEAQMAPGEGEGGGSAAGGFSLPVRFQSKVDEDVLALFIQARVLTGENQLWREGLGHARRWHAGHGNLDVPYSARVGENGVFRLGEWLTQRRVEFANGELARHRVKMLDDLDMIWSVSDARFDTGLDWARLWAKEHGGSLAAPARASIGGYAIGGWLAGLRAAAEVPEGEPGALAPERKAALEEIDPWWCPRWPVTWQRSYATARQWWLESDGRVDWALLPVETEFEGEPLGRWVWAQRAGFAELDQEQQDLVLAIGIEEDQELAAARAAAAAKPKVSRTDRFAAGLAALAAFVEREGHARVPRPHKEGDVALGAWLNNQKARRGKLSAEQLGQLEALGVAW, from the coding sequence ATGGTCGAGGCCCTGGCCGTGCCCCAGAAGTCCGGCAAGCGGACCACCGGGCGCAGCGCTGAGGCGCAGATGGCACCGGGTGAGGGTGAGGGTGGCGGGTCGGCGGCGGGCGGGTTCTCGCTGCCGGTGCGGTTCCAGAGCAAGGTGGACGAGGACGTGCTGGCGTTGTTCATCCAGGCGCGGGTGCTGACGGGTGAGAACCAGCTCTGGCGGGAGGGGCTGGGACATGCACGGCGGTGGCACGCGGGACACGGGAATCTCGACGTGCCGTATTCCGCGCGGGTCGGCGAGAACGGAGTCTTCCGGCTCGGTGAATGGCTCACGCAGCGCCGGGTTGAATTCGCGAACGGCGAGCTGGCGCGACACCGGGTCAAGATGCTGGACGACCTGGACATGATCTGGTCTGTCTCCGACGCGCGCTTCGACACCGGGCTCGACTGGGCGCGGCTGTGGGCGAAGGAGCACGGCGGCTCGCTGGCCGCACCGGCGCGGGCGTCGATCGGCGGGTACGCGATCGGCGGCTGGCTGGCCGGCCTTCGGGCCGCGGCCGAGGTCCCCGAGGGCGAACCCGGCGCGCTGGCCCCCGAGCGCAAGGCCGCGCTCGAGGAGATCGACCCCTGGTGGTGCCCGCGCTGGCCGGTCACCTGGCAGCGCTCGTACGCGACCGCCCGGCAGTGGTGGCTGGAGTCGGACGGCCGAGTCGACTGGGCGCTGCTGCCGGTGGAGACGGAGTTCGAGGGCGAGCCGCTGGGCCGGTGGGTGTGGGCGCAGCGGGCGGGCTTCGCCGAGCTCGACCAGGAGCAGCAGGACCTGGTGCTGGCGATCGGCATCGAGGAGGACCAGGAGCTGGCCGCCGCCCGCGCGGCGGCCGCGGCGAAGCCGAAGGTGTCGCGCACCGACCGGTTCGCCGCCGGGCTGGCGGCCTTGGCGGCCTTTGTCGAGCGGGAGGGGCACGCCCGCGTGCCGCGCCCGCATAAGGAGGGGGATGTCGCGCTGGGCGCCTGGTTGAACAACCAGAAGGCTCGCCGGGGCAAGCTCAGCGCGGAGCAGCTCGGTCAGTTGGAGGCGCTGGGCGTGGCCTGGTAG
- a CDS encoding DUF6527 family protein translates to MAFDKHPKWLAFDCPCKDRHRVLLNLNPNRQPAWTIHTQAPLTITPSIDETRASGRCHYFLQNGQVVWV, encoded by the coding sequence GTGGCCTTCGACAAGCATCCGAAGTGGCTCGCCTTCGACTGCCCCTGCAAGGACCGTCATCGGGTCCTGCTCAACCTCAACCCCAACCGCCAGCCCGCATGGACGATCCACACGCAGGCCCCCCTGACGATCACTCCCAGCATCGACGAGACACGAGCTAGCGGGCGTTGCCACTACTTCCTGCAGAACGGACAGGTGGTCTGGGTCTAG
- a CDS encoding transposase family protein, whose protein sequence is MKWRNACWEGDHKHLPVEVELDGRAVRPWVTWFIDCAKNAITGAAVTPHQPSRDAVLAALRIALSRDEPIGPYGPIGGLPELVRVDRGKEFLCATVTRALGALAVPVQDLPARRPELKGTVENLNHCVTAMFLVAQPGYLHAPTATTAPRPRRGDLDGLLPFAEFTARLLDWVRWWNTEHRPKPLGGRTPLQAWQDDPTPIEDVPPALLRSFTLEDAGGDKLLSTKGVYWRGRYYVGPWMHGMDGTRVRVRFVPHHDHEIEVFDAATGAHLGPAHLADAATAAQRAALRRAKDAQRRTMVRALASADRQRRRLGRYGAITGPGRPELLAALTAAEVEEQLAVATGLGSNLAKRALPDLIPPREAPASWARPVRRSHPSAPDGDAVPPAPGTPPTPDRSAAADGPDEEAEREGGRQ, encoded by the coding sequence GTGAAGTGGCGCAACGCCTGCTGGGAGGGCGACCACAAGCACCTGCCCGTCGAGGTCGAGCTGGACGGGCGTGCGGTGCGCCCGTGGGTGACGTGGTTCATCGACTGCGCGAAAAACGCGATCACGGGTGCGGCCGTCACTCCGCACCAGCCGTCCAGGGACGCGGTGCTGGCGGCGTTGCGGATCGCCTTGTCGAGGGACGAGCCGATCGGCCCGTACGGGCCGATCGGAGGGCTGCCGGAGCTGGTTCGTGTCGACCGCGGTAAGGAGTTCCTGTGCGCCACGGTGACCAGGGCGCTGGGCGCGCTCGCGGTCCCGGTGCAGGATCTCCCCGCCCGCCGGCCGGAGTTGAAGGGCACGGTGGAGAACCTCAACCACTGCGTCACCGCGATGTTCCTGGTCGCGCAGCCCGGCTACCTCCACGCCCCCACCGCCACGACCGCGCCGCGCCCGCGGCGCGGCGACCTGGACGGCCTGTTGCCGTTCGCGGAGTTCACCGCACGGCTCCTGGACTGGGTGCGGTGGTGGAACACCGAGCACCGCCCCAAGCCGCTCGGCGGCCGCACACCACTCCAGGCGTGGCAAGACGACCCCACCCCGATCGAGGACGTCCCGCCCGCCCTGCTGCGCTCCTTCACCCTCGAGGACGCGGGAGGCGACAAGCTCCTGTCCACGAAGGGCGTCTACTGGCGCGGGCGCTACTACGTCGGCCCGTGGATGCACGGCATGGACGGCACCCGGGTACGGGTACGGTTCGTCCCCCATCACGACCACGAGATCGAGGTGTTCGACGCCGCCACCGGCGCCCACCTCGGGCCAGCCCACCTCGCTGACGCCGCCACCGCGGCCCAACGGGCTGCGCTGCGCCGGGCCAAGGACGCCCAGCGGCGCACGATGGTACGGGCGCTGGCCTCCGCGGACCGCCAGCGCCGCCGACTGGGCCGCTACGGCGCCATCACCGGGCCGGGCCGGCCCGAGCTGCTGGCGGCGCTGACCGCAGCCGAAGTCGAGGAACAGCTCGCCGTGGCCACCGGGCTCGGGAGCAATCTGGCGAAGCGGGCGCTGCCGGACCTCATCCCCCCGCGCGAGGCACCCGCCTCGTGGGCCCGCCCCGTTCGCCGATCCCACCCGTCCGCCCCCGACGGCGACGCCGTCCCGCCGGCACCCGGGACACCGCCCACCCCGGACCGCAGCGCCGCCGCGGACGGGCCCGACGAAGAAGCAGAACGAGAAGGAGGACGCCAGTGA
- a CDS encoding ImmA/IrrE family metallo-endopeptidase, producing the protein MAKADIEAGRLLERFDITEPKVDPMNLAEELGVLVVQQKLDGDVSGMLLRRGEEKVIGVNEDHAEVRQRFTVAHELGHLILHRGRPLILDTGTRVNFRDSVSSMATDREEVEANRFAAALLAPETMVRRAVRGINVTSADGLVGDLAKRFGMSTTAMNYRLLNLGILSDPM; encoded by the coding sequence ATGGCGAAGGCTGACATCGAAGCGGGCAGGCTCCTGGAGCGCTTCGACATCACGGAGCCGAAGGTCGACCCGATGAACCTCGCGGAGGAGCTCGGAGTCCTCGTGGTCCAGCAGAAGCTGGACGGCGACGTCTCCGGGATGCTGCTGCGCCGCGGCGAGGAGAAGGTGATCGGCGTCAATGAGGATCATGCGGAGGTCCGGCAGCGGTTCACGGTCGCGCATGAGCTGGGGCACCTCATCCTGCACCGGGGGCGGCCGCTGATTCTGGACACCGGGACGCGGGTGAACTTCCGCGACTCCGTCTCCAGCATGGCCACCGATCGCGAGGAGGTGGAAGCCAACCGATTCGCGGCGGCGCTGCTCGCGCCGGAGACGATGGTTCGCAGGGCGGTGCGCGGCATCAACGTCACCTCCGCAGACGGCCTGGTGGGGGACTTGGCGAAGCGCTTCGGGATGAGTACGACCGCGATGAATTACCGCCTGCTGAACCTCGGGATCCTCTCCGACCCCATGTAG
- a CDS encoding ATP-binding protein → MTTADRLGRLPAEREDHYMRLSGAQVVGTRALLAVRENIRAAIEARAMICIYGRAGHGKSFAVNASLRDLAPQITHRIQFRARPSTRDLRHELFYALGLPGRPPSHAIEFDRMLRGALEETRVLVCDEAQWLSKLCFEYLRYLWDDTGTDLTIVFTGGNGCFEMLQSEPMLESRVYCWQEIDPLTLEEVLDTIPAFHSIWTDAEPELIALCDREAAHGNFRAWAKITHHLAAGMKESGRAKVDEDLVRWAYSKLGRRQAGAPC, encoded by the coding sequence GTGACGACCGCGGACCGACTGGGCCGGCTGCCCGCCGAACGCGAGGACCACTACATGCGCCTGAGCGGCGCCCAAGTGGTCGGCACCCGGGCCCTGTTGGCGGTGCGGGAGAACATTCGCGCCGCGATCGAAGCCAGGGCGATGATCTGCATCTACGGCAGGGCCGGGCACGGCAAGTCGTTCGCGGTCAACGCCTCGCTGCGTGACCTCGCCCCGCAGATCACCCACCGCATCCAGTTCCGGGCCCGCCCCTCGACTCGGGACCTACGCCACGAACTGTTCTACGCGCTGGGGCTCCCGGGCCGTCCGCCCTCCCACGCGATCGAGTTCGACCGCATGCTGCGCGGGGCCCTCGAGGAGACTCGGGTGCTGGTGTGCGACGAGGCCCAGTGGCTGTCGAAGCTGTGCTTCGAGTACCTGCGCTACCTGTGGGACGACACCGGCACTGACCTGACGATCGTCTTCACCGGCGGCAACGGCTGCTTCGAGATGCTGCAGAGCGAGCCGATGCTCGAGTCCAGGGTCTACTGCTGGCAGGAGATCGACCCGCTGACGCTGGAGGAGGTCCTGGACACCATCCCGGCCTTCCACTCGATCTGGACCGATGCCGAACCCGAGCTGATCGCCCTGTGCGACCGCGAGGCCGCCCACGGAAACTTCCGGGCCTGGGCAAAGATCACCCACCACCTGGCCGCAGGCATGAAGGAGTCCGGCCGCGCCAAGGTGGACGAGGACCTCGTGCGCTGGGCCTACAGCAAACTCGGCCGACGACAGGCAGGCGCACCGTGCTGA
- a CDS encoding transposase translates to MLKELLYHCRESDDSCELVARFASILVHRRGLEELEQWTADAQAGGLPELRGFATGLRKGWDAVTAGLTLRWNSGPVEGHVNRITMLKRQMFGRAKLDLLRERVLLAS, encoded by the coding sequence CTGCTGAAGGAACTCCTGTACCACTGCCGGGAGTCGGACGACTCCTGCGAACTCGTCGCGCGGTTCGCCTCGATCCTCGTCCACCGCCGGGGCCTGGAGGAACTCGAACAGTGGACCGCTGACGCCCAGGCCGGCGGGCTGCCAGAACTGCGCGGGTTCGCCACCGGCCTGCGCAAAGGCTGGGACGCCGTCACGGCCGGCCTCACACTCCGCTGGAACTCCGGCCCGGTCGAGGGGCACGTCAACCGCATCACGATGCTCAAGCGCCAGATGTTCGGCCGAGCCAAGCTCGACCTCCTCCGCGAGCGCGTCCTCCTCGCCTCGTGA
- a CDS encoding E2/UBC family protein has protein sequence MSLLPADDLAFLDRQGIAYEVFEENGMLCVELADFPLPAGLNVPKADILFRLAPLYPDVPPDMWWISPALTTASGATIPATEVHETHHGRTWQRWSRHLNPSTWRTSIDGLESYTALLRTELVAAGAAA, from the coding sequence ATGAGCCTGCTACCCGCCGACGACCTCGCCTTCCTCGACCGCCAAGGCATCGCCTACGAGGTGTTCGAGGAGAACGGGATGCTGTGCGTCGAACTCGCGGACTTCCCGCTGCCAGCCGGCCTCAACGTCCCGAAGGCGGACATCCTCTTCCGCCTCGCACCGTTGTACCCGGACGTGCCGCCGGACATGTGGTGGATCTCCCCGGCGCTGACCACGGCCAGCGGAGCGACCATCCCAGCCACCGAAGTCCACGAGACCCACCACGGCCGCACATGGCAACGCTGGTCACGGCACCTCAACCCGTCCACTTGGCGCACCAGCATCGACGGACTGGAGAGCTACACCGCTTTGCTGCGCACCGAGCTGGTCGCCGCCGGAGCCGCGGCATGA
- a CDS encoding multiubiquitin domain-containing protein, which translates to MTASEAQPHRITIAIDGREYATATRHATPAQLRRIADPDIPEDKKIWLDVPDEPDRQVEESEHLELRDGMRFFSDPRTIAIFIDRSRYEVTHKRMTGLELRALPQPPVADDRDLWLDVVDQHDRKIADDEVVSLHDGMRFFTAPGRINPGAGEDRER; encoded by the coding sequence ATGACCGCATCCGAGGCTCAGCCCCACCGGATCACCATCGCCATCGACGGCCGCGAGTACGCGACCGCGACCCGCCATGCCACCCCGGCCCAGCTGCGCCGGATCGCCGACCCGGACATCCCGGAGGACAAGAAGATCTGGCTCGACGTGCCCGACGAGCCGGACCGCCAGGTCGAAGAGAGCGAGCACCTCGAGCTGCGGGACGGGATGCGCTTCTTCTCCGACCCGCGAACGATCGCGATCTTCATCGACCGCTCCCGCTACGAGGTCACCCACAAGCGGATGACCGGCCTGGAACTTCGGGCCCTGCCGCAGCCCCCCGTCGCCGATGACCGCGACCTGTGGCTCGACGTCGTCGACCAGCACGACCGGAAGATCGCCGACGACGAGGTGGTGTCGCTGCACGACGGGATGCGGTTCTTCACCGCGCCCGGCCGCATCAACCCGGGCGCTGGGGAGGACCGCGAGCGATGA
- a CDS encoding helix-turn-helix domain-containing protein, translated as MEDDQRAYDREVGRRVKAARLQANLTQELLAREIGVTRASVTNIEKGVQAPPPYRLVRIATALSVEPAELLPPLRVLAPTHDLPQELADMVASVERAAEELRSRDGEG; from the coding sequence ATGGAAGATGATCAGAGAGCGTACGACCGGGAAGTCGGCCGCCGGGTGAAGGCCGCCCGGCTGCAGGCGAATCTGACTCAGGAGCTCTTGGCGCGGGAGATCGGGGTGACGCGGGCCTCGGTCACCAACATCGAGAAGGGGGTTCAGGCGCCGCCGCCGTACAGGCTGGTGCGCATAGCGACAGCGCTGTCGGTGGAGCCAGCCGAACTCCTCCCACCGCTGCGGGTGCTCGCCCCCACGCATGACCTGCCTCAGGAGCTGGCTGACATGGTCGCGTCCGTCGAGCGGGCCGCCGAGGAGCTGAGGAGTCGAGATGGCGAAGGCTGA
- a CDS encoding ThiF family adenylyltransferase, which yields MNHTTLTVTTAVADQLLAMAARPLESGAVLLARTAALPTGGIRLLGIRLVEVPSHVYTARSDIGFSITAEGFMPALREAEHTGCTAIWVHTHPAPGSTPTLSRRDTVVNTQLAGTFATRTGSGLYGALTIAPGERGITFTGHIEGDHLATIDRIFVAGPAFRLFRAFSATTPDLPELHDRQVRAFGPEIQHVLGQLRIAVVGIGGTGSAVAEQLVRLGIRDLTLIDPDTLSTSNLTRVYGSTPADVGRFKVHVAADHLTRIAPDARINPVVGTVSHRHVAQHVVGADIVFGCTDDDAGRMRLSRFSYTYLTPLIDCGIKISAAADNTVRDIIGRVTVLHPGAACLLCRGRVSPDIAAAQERTVQEQARLEREGYAPALPGVEPAVIAFTTATAAAAVNELLERLIGYGPTPRPSETLLLAHERRSSANHQEPTPSHYCGSDDPSNYGDTERYWGLNWPDA from the coding sequence ATGAACCACACGACCCTCACCGTCACCACCGCCGTCGCCGACCAGCTCCTCGCGATGGCCGCCCGACCCCTGGAGAGCGGCGCCGTCCTGCTGGCCAGGACGGCGGCCCTGCCCACCGGCGGCATCCGCCTCCTCGGCATCCGGCTGGTCGAGGTGCCCAGCCACGTCTACACCGCGCGCAGCGACATCGGCTTCAGCATCACCGCCGAGGGCTTCATGCCCGCACTGCGGGAAGCCGAGCACACCGGGTGCACCGCGATCTGGGTCCACACCCACCCCGCTCCCGGATCGACGCCGACACTCAGCCGGCGCGACACCGTCGTCAACACGCAGCTCGCCGGCACCTTCGCCACCCGGACCGGCAGCGGCCTCTACGGAGCCCTGACCATCGCGCCCGGCGAAAGGGGCATCACCTTCACCGGGCACATCGAGGGCGACCACTTGGCGACCATCGACCGCATCTTCGTCGCCGGGCCAGCCTTCCGCCTCTTCCGAGCGTTCAGCGCCACCACGCCCGATCTACCGGAGCTTCACGACCGCCAGGTACGCGCGTTCGGCCCCGAGATCCAGCACGTCCTGGGCCAGCTGCGGATCGCCGTCGTCGGCATCGGCGGCACCGGCTCCGCCGTCGCAGAGCAGCTCGTCCGCCTCGGCATCCGCGACCTGACCCTGATCGACCCCGACACGCTCTCGACCAGCAACCTCACCCGCGTCTACGGATCGACCCCCGCCGACGTCGGCCGCTTCAAGGTGCACGTTGCCGCCGACCACCTCACCCGAATCGCCCCCGACGCTCGAATCAACCCGGTCGTCGGAACGGTGAGCCACCGACATGTCGCCCAGCACGTCGTCGGCGCCGATATCGTCTTCGGCTGCACCGACGACGACGCCGGCCGAATGCGCCTCTCCCGCTTCTCCTACACCTACCTCACGCCCCTCATCGACTGCGGCATCAAGATCAGCGCAGCCGCCGACAACACCGTGCGCGACATCATCGGACGGGTCACCGTCCTTCATCCGGGCGCCGCCTGCCTGCTCTGCCGGGGCCGAGTCTCTCCCGACATCGCGGCCGCCCAGGAGCGCACCGTTCAGGAACAGGCCCGCCTGGAGCGTGAGGGATACGCGCCAGCACTGCCCGGCGTCGAGCCCGCCGTCATCGCGTTCACCACCGCCACCGCAGCAGCGGCAGTCAACGAACTCCTCGAACGGCTCATCGGCTACGGCCCGACCCCGCGACCGAGCGAGACGCTCCTGCTCGCCCACGAGCGCCGCAGCTCTGCCAACCACCAGGAACCTACGCCCTCCCACTACTGCGGCTCCGACGACCCCTCCAACTACGGCGACACCGAGCGGTACTGGGGGCTGAATTGGCCAGACGCGTAG
- a CDS encoding RNA polymerase sigma factor, with amino-acid sequence MDLSMSIKVNENRRSGAADDLVCRLLPAIRRQAARYARPPDVDDIVQSVCEKLLHRRPQLLKHPNPRAYALRAVITTAHDNRRTHEICLPDLTDQAGSTACATALREAQWETLRLLSQLSTGQARALILVDLDGRTIDEAATLLGVHQGTISRLRARGLRRSRDFLTQAQPA; translated from the coding sequence ATGGACCTATCAATGTCGATCAAGGTCAACGAGAACCGCCGCTCCGGCGCCGCTGACGACCTCGTATGCCGACTCTTACCGGCCATCCGCCGACAAGCAGCACGCTACGCCCGACCACCGGACGTCGACGACATCGTCCAGAGCGTCTGCGAGAAACTCCTGCACCGCCGCCCGCAACTGCTCAAGCACCCAAACCCGCGGGCCTACGCCCTGCGCGCCGTGATCACCACCGCCCACGACAACCGCAGAACACACGAGATCTGCCTGCCCGACCTCACCGACCAGGCGGGCAGCACCGCCTGCGCGACGGCGCTACGAGAAGCGCAGTGGGAGACTTTGCGCCTGCTGTCCCAGCTCAGCACCGGCCAAGCCCGAGCTCTGATCCTGGTCGACCTCGACGGGCGGACCATCGACGAGGCCGCCACGCTGCTGGGCGTTCACCAAGGCACCATCTCCCGACTCCGAGCCCGCGGCCTTCGCCGGTCGCGAGACTTCCTCACCCAGGCCCAGCCGGCCTGA